Proteins encoded within one genomic window of Granulicella pectinivorans:
- a CDS encoding PmoA family protein, whose translation MSKALRLGVAALSMGMALAAHAQVKVTSNEAQRRVDVTIDGQRFTSYMWPTSLEKPVLYPLIAPDGTTVSRGYPLEPRDKERVDHPHHAGMWFNYGNVNGFDFWNNSDAIKPEQKPKMGSIKMDKIVSTKSGKDKGELVVESTWTTGTGVDILKETDRFVFSKRNGARVIDRVTTLKALDKAVFNDDKEGVLGIRVASFLESPTEKGGIFMDAAGNPTKVADADTSKATGVYRTSEGIEGDKVWSTRGKWCTLTGTTDGKTETIAILDHTGNPGYPTYWHARGYGLFAANPLGDHIFDPKAKEHKMTIEKGGSVTFKYRVLFYSHAAGADEMNKESAKFDAEY comes from the coding sequence ATGTCTAAGGCACTTCGCCTTGGGGTCGCGGCACTCAGCATGGGCATGGCACTCGCAGCACACGCACAGGTCAAGGTGACATCGAACGAGGCTCAACGCCGCGTCGATGTCACGATCGACGGCCAGCGGTTCACGTCCTACATGTGGCCGACGTCGCTCGAAAAGCCCGTGCTCTATCCCCTGATCGCTCCCGATGGGACGACCGTCTCGCGCGGCTATCCGCTTGAGCCGCGGGACAAGGAGCGCGTCGACCACCCGCACCACGCCGGCATGTGGTTCAACTACGGCAACGTCAACGGCTTCGACTTCTGGAATAACTCAGACGCCATCAAGCCCGAGCAGAAGCCGAAGATGGGCTCCATCAAGATGGACAAGATCGTGTCCACCAAGAGCGGAAAGGACAAAGGCGAACTCGTCGTCGAGTCCACCTGGACCACAGGCACAGGCGTCGACATCCTCAAGGAGACGGATCGCTTCGTCTTCTCGAAGCGCAACGGAGCCCGCGTCATCGATCGTGTCACCACGCTGAAGGCGCTCGACAAGGCCGTCTTCAACGATGACAAGGAAGGTGTCCTCGGCATCCGCGTAGCATCCTTCCTGGAGTCGCCTACCGAGAAGGGCGGTATCTTCATGGATGCAGCCGGCAATCCCACCAAGGTCGCCGATGCGGATACTTCGAAGGCCACCGGTGTCTATCGCACCAGCGAGGGCATCGAGGGCGACAAGGTCTGGTCGACGCGTGGCAAGTGGTGCACGCTGACCGGCACGACCGACGGCAAGACCGAGACGATTGCGATCCTCGATCACACCGGCAATCCCGGCTACCCCACCTACTGGCACGCCCGCGGATACGGCCTCTTCGCCGCGAATCCGCTGGGCGATCACATCTTCGACCCCAAGGCCAAGGAGCACAAGATGACCATCGAGAAGGGCGGAAGCGTGACCTTCAAGTATCGTGTCCTCTTTTATTCCCACGCCGCTGGGGCTGACGAAATGAACAAGGAAAGCGCAAAGTTCGACGCAGAGTACTAG
- a CDS encoding TIGR03435 family protein codes for MKRMLCFIAILAASSGFAQTAPVTETKAPAYDVVSIKPNDHGRGVSIHINNNIFNAIHISLKELVAQAYGTRWDLISGGPSWIESNGFDIQAKVLDADPHALSKLSNQQRGALLRPMLGERFGLKIHTEVKTLPIYELVVVKGTPKFSEASPADKDKRWNNATAGGMIIHNGTLVAHDVSLSRLIDVVAGQLHREVVDKTGLTGSYDIQLNWTRDDDPSPERSAPYLAQALEEQLGLKLVAAKGPVETLVIDHAELPTED; via the coding sequence ATGAAACGGATGTTGTGCTTCATCGCCATCCTTGCCGCATCGTCTGGATTCGCCCAGACCGCTCCGGTTACGGAGACGAAGGCTCCTGCTTATGACGTCGTTTCGATCAAGCCCAACGACCATGGCCGCGGGGTCAGCATTCATATCAACAACAATATCTTCAACGCGATTCATATTTCGTTGAAGGAGCTGGTGGCACAGGCGTACGGGACTCGCTGGGATCTCATCTCGGGAGGCCCGTCCTGGATCGAGTCGAACGGCTTCGACATCCAGGCCAAGGTGCTGGATGCCGATCCGCATGCGCTGAGTAAACTAAGCAATCAGCAGCGTGGCGCTTTGCTCAGGCCCATGCTGGGCGAGCGGTTCGGTCTGAAGATTCACACCGAGGTAAAGACGCTGCCCATCTATGAGCTTGTCGTGGTGAAAGGTACACCCAAGTTCAGTGAGGCCTCGCCCGCAGACAAAGATAAGCGATGGAACAATGCCACCGCCGGTGGCATGATCATTCACAACGGCACTCTGGTGGCGCATGACGTCTCGCTATCACGGTTGATCGACGTGGTGGCAGGTCAGCTTCATCGCGAGGTGGTCGATAAGACGGGCCTGACTGGCAGCTACGATATTCAATTGAACTGGACGCGGGATGATGATCCCTCACCGGAAAGGTCGGCCCCATATCTGGCGCAGGCTCTGGAGGAGCAGTTGGGATTGAAGCTCGTGGCGGCAAAGGGGCCCGTGGAGACGCTTGTGATCGACCATGCAGAGCTGCCCACGGAAGACTAG
- a CDS encoding MGH1-like glycoside hydrolase domain-containing protein, with protein sequence MSTTTTRRTFLQTSALAAASTALPGFGQTRDLAATRAAAMATLSGNIRTLPARPVGYTEPVLIEGSTYLGVWMECAPLEGLVWAQLGVEHEGAPSPLQVARNNHMAFFSLQRADGQIPSAVKVSDTGWGQIQMVVPIAATAWELAQMKGLPEAQEFLEVTYKACSRWDAWLRQYRDTRKTGLVEGFCTYDTGHDNSPRWAGIPNRCPDSDARKCPAIASMPRLCPDLSATVFGGRIALAAMAKALGKKDEEARWLADAEHIRRLILTKLYSPEDAAFYDLDAQNNFVKVRSDAISRVLGEHVLDLSQRGDKAIFEAVWTRQLHNPKAFWAPYPLSSIAQDDPTFVRPIPRNSWGGASQALTALRAPRWMPHYGKNAEFRYLMEQWVEAISRHNEFRQQVDPQTGVFTQPDPGGYSPCALTFLDFDRRLHGMAKK encoded by the coding sequence GTGAGCACAACGACGACACGACGCACCTTCCTACAGACCTCCGCCCTGGCAGCTGCCTCCACTGCTCTGCCCGGTTTTGGCCAGACGCGTGACCTTGCCGCGACGCGGGCAGCCGCCATGGCAACGTTGTCCGGCAACATCCGCACGCTGCCTGCTCGCCCCGTGGGATATACCGAGCCGGTGTTGATTGAAGGCAGCACCTACCTGGGTGTCTGGATGGAGTGTGCCCCGCTGGAGGGGTTGGTGTGGGCGCAGTTAGGCGTCGAGCACGAAGGCGCGCCGTCGCCTCTGCAGGTGGCTCGCAACAACCACATGGCGTTCTTTTCGCTGCAGCGCGCGGACGGTCAGATTCCCTCCGCGGTCAAGGTGAGCGATACGGGTTGGGGGCAGATCCAGATGGTGGTTCCCATCGCCGCAACCGCCTGGGAGCTCGCGCAGATGAAGGGATTGCCCGAGGCGCAGGAGTTTCTGGAGGTCACGTACAAGGCGTGCAGCCGGTGGGACGCGTGGCTTCGTCAGTATCGCGATACGCGGAAGACCGGTCTGGTCGAAGGCTTCTGCACCTACGATACCGGCCATGACAATAGCCCGCGCTGGGCGGGAATTCCAAACCGTTGCCCCGACTCCGATGCGCGGAAATGTCCGGCCATAGCGAGCATGCCACGACTTTGCCCCGATCTTTCCGCCACGGTCTTTGGCGGGCGCATCGCGCTGGCGGCGATGGCGAAGGCTCTGGGCAAGAAGGACGAGGAGGCGCGGTGGCTGGCCGATGCCGAGCATATCCGCAGACTCATCCTCACGAAGCTCTACAGCCCCGAGGATGCTGCCTTTTACGATCTGGACGCGCAAAACAACTTCGTCAAGGTGCGGTCGGACGCGATCTCGCGCGTGCTTGGCGAGCATGTGCTCGATCTTTCGCAGCGAGGGGATAAGGCGATCTTCGAAGCGGTCTGGACCCGTCAGCTTCATAACCCGAAGGCCTTCTGGGCACCATATCCGCTCTCGTCGATCGCACAGGACGATCCGACGTTTGTGCGGCCGATTCCGCGCAACTCGTGGGGCGGAGCAAGCCAGGCGCTGACGGCTCTGCGTGCGCCGCGATGGATGCCGCACTACGGCAAGAACGCCGAGTTCCGGTACCTGATGGAGCAGTGGGTCGAGGCGATCTCGAGGCACAACGAGTTTCGCCAGCAGGTCGATCCGCAGACCGGCGTGTTCACACAGCCGGATCCCGGTGGGTATTCGCCATGTGCGTTGACCTTCCTGGATTTCGACCGCCGGCTGCATGGCATGGCAAAAAAATAG
- a CDS encoding A/G-specific adenine glycosylase produces the protein MALELEVKAFRRMLGSWYKQHARVLPWRESADPYRVWVSEIMLQQTRVAAVIEHYTAFMKKFPTVVALALADEAEVLAAWSGLGYYRRARMLHKAAQFCTREMGGIIPRGSTELRTLPGVGEYTSAAIASIAFGESVAVVDGNVERVVFRIMGKPEDTSSVGRAFVREVAGALVPPKRMLARIDGLRERVNAAGDHNQAMMELGAMICTPRAPLCLECPVYSLCQTKGEHVTVPRGKQQSKPADFLLALRKAGTSTEVLLVQRSAEASLMASMYELPALPIDAAGDTEPMLRLRHSITNTNYYVQIFGDTRELRRELVAKEEDLTWIRTSKLGEIPLTGLARKVLRRLGVIEIEAIG, from the coding sequence ATGGCGTTGGAACTCGAGGTAAAAGCATTCCGAAGGATGCTTGGCAGTTGGTATAAGCAGCATGCGCGCGTCCTGCCCTGGCGCGAGTCGGCCGATCCCTACCGCGTATGGGTATCGGAGATCATGCTCCAGCAGACCCGCGTGGCCGCCGTCATTGAGCACTACACCGCCTTCATGAAAAAGTTCCCCACGGTCGTCGCCCTCGCCCTCGCCGACGAGGCCGAAGTCCTCGCCGCCTGGTCCGGTCTTGGCTACTACCGGCGTGCCCGCATGCTCCACAAGGCGGCGCAGTTCTGCACCCGCGAGATGGGCGGCATCATCCCACGGGGCTCGACCGAGCTTCGCACCCTTCCCGGTGTAGGAGAGTACACCTCTGCGGCCATCGCCAGCATCGCCTTCGGAGAGAGCGTCGCCGTCGTCGACGGCAACGTGGAGCGCGTCGTCTTTCGCATCATGGGCAAGCCCGAAGACACCTCGTCCGTGGGCCGCGCCTTTGTCCGCGAAGTGGCCGGCGCTCTCGTCCCCCCCAAGCGCATGCTGGCCAGGATCGACGGCCTTCGCGAGCGCGTCAACGCTGCGGGCGATCACAACCAGGCCATGATGGAGCTCGGTGCCATGATCTGCACGCCCCGCGCTCCGCTCTGCCTGGAGTGCCCCGTCTACAGTCTCTGTCAGACAAAAGGCGAACACGTCACCGTCCCGCGCGGCAAACAGCAGAGCAAGCCCGCGGACTTCCTCCTCGCCCTGCGCAAGGCCGGCACCTCGACTGAAGTGCTTCTCGTGCAGCGTTCCGCCGAGGCCAGCCTCATGGCAAGCATGTACGAGCTGCCTGCACTTCCCATCGACGCCGCCGGAGACACCGAGCCCATGCTCCGTCTTCGCCACTCCATCACCAACACCAACTACTATGTGCAGATCTTCGGAGATACCCGCGAACTCCGCCGGGAACTGGTCGCCAAGGAAGAAGACCTCACCTGGATCAGGACCAGCAAGCTCGGCGAGATCCCACTGACCGGCCTCGCGCGTAAGGTGCTCAGGCGGCTCGGCGTGATCGAGATAGAGGCTATCGGCTAG
- a CDS encoding GGDEF domain-containing protein, with product MLTPHDGRFFMYPYGATLQLLPMAFCFRWAARQPGMMRTQWRVLGAHFAMMSLSLWAPSLMLWVHWPTVQKSSWCVSGFAATASMCCLLCFSVFSGSSTRSKRLLDAAMTLILCGLNFSTAFSPGPTGFSRYHLQVSMITAVFLLCAAESSRRSVTQDGHRLFAEVTEIYLITRVVMLFLVNIVNAVWLATPRELPFDLFCGIPPLCFALLTLRLLLWGPRRKTVSRPSALWANLLPSMILLATVTFALHGLVSHPILYSLTILLSVACFVLRTHLLYQQMFREQRELLVRTGQLEKLATRDMLTGIGNRRSLELMAFELLETGSPIPSALLLIDTDRFKWVNDTFGHLAGDELLKAIAEEVQEQVGEIEGACCARIGGDEFAALLPHVPLHAAREIAEKIRKRIGEFQLEGEGSHCTVSIGVAAASGRVSLTGLLELADAALYRAKGHGRNAVEVALEDAATSTQAPATHAQRRFRTKA from the coding sequence GTGCTGACGCCGCACGATGGCCGTTTCTTCATGTATCCCTATGGGGCCACGCTGCAGCTTTTGCCCATGGCCTTCTGCTTCCGGTGGGCGGCGCGCCAACCGGGCATGATGCGCACCCAGTGGAGGGTGCTTGGCGCTCACTTCGCGATGATGAGTTTGAGCCTGTGGGCTCCAAGCCTGATGCTTTGGGTGCATTGGCCGACCGTGCAGAAGAGCTCGTGGTGCGTGAGTGGATTCGCGGCAACAGCCTCGATGTGCTGCCTGTTGTGCTTCAGCGTGTTCTCAGGGTCATCGACGAGGAGTAAGCGACTGCTGGATGCGGCGATGACGCTGATTCTTTGCGGACTGAATTTCTCCACTGCCTTCTCTCCGGGGCCAACGGGGTTCAGCCGGTATCACCTGCAGGTATCGATGATCACCGCGGTCTTCCTGCTCTGTGCCGCGGAGTCTTCACGACGAAGCGTCACCCAGGATGGCCACCGGCTCTTCGCCGAGGTCACGGAGATCTACCTGATCACGCGCGTGGTGATGCTGTTCCTGGTGAACATCGTCAATGCGGTTTGGCTCGCGACGCCACGTGAGCTGCCGTTCGATCTGTTTTGCGGCATCCCTCCGCTGTGCTTCGCTCTGCTGACGTTGCGGCTGTTGCTGTGGGGTCCAAGGCGGAAGACCGTGAGCAGGCCATCCGCGCTTTGGGCGAATCTGCTGCCATCGATGATTCTGCTGGCCACGGTAACCTTTGCGCTGCATGGACTGGTAAGCCATCCCATCCTGTATAGCTTGACGATCCTGTTGTCCGTCGCATGCTTTGTGCTGCGAACCCACCTGCTTTACCAGCAGATGTTCCGCGAACAGAGAGAGTTGCTGGTGCGCACGGGGCAGCTCGAGAAGCTGGCGACGCGCGATATGCTGACCGGGATCGGAAATCGCCGGTCGCTGGAGCTGATGGCATTCGAGCTGCTGGAGACCGGGTCGCCGATTCCCTCGGCGCTCCTGCTGATCGACACCGATCGCTTCAAGTGGGTCAACGATACGTTCGGGCACCTGGCGGGAGATGAGTTGCTGAAGGCGATCGCGGAAGAGGTGCAGGAGCAGGTCGGAGAGATCGAGGGGGCGTGCTGCGCGCGGATTGGTGGCGACGAGTTCGCGGCTCTGCTTCCGCATGTGCCGCTCCACGCGGCGAGGGAGATTGCGGAGAAGATTCGCAAGCGGATTGGAGAGTTCCAACTGGAAGGCGAGGGGAGCCACTGCACGGTGAGTATCGGGGTGGCGGCGGCGAGCGGCAGGGTGTCGCTGACGGGGCTGCTGGAGCTGGCGGATGCGGCGCTCTATCGGGCGAAGGGGCATGGACGGAACGCAGTGGAAGTGGCTCTGGAGGACGCGGCGACTTCGACGCAGGCTCCGGCGACGCACGCGCAACGCCGCTTCCGGACCAAGGCCTAG